The following coding sequences are from one Streptomyces venezuelae window:
- a CDS encoding MFS transporter, with translation MQMNPRATRREWAALAVLMLPLLLVSMDVSVLYFAIPEISADLAPSGTQQLWIFDMYAFVLAGLLMTMGAVGDRIGRRRLLLFGAAAFGAASLAAAYANSAETLIAARAVLGIGGATLMPSTLAIVRDLFRDEGQRAKAIGIWQGVLVAGVALGSVLSGVLVEYFWWGSVFLVNLPAMALLLVLAPHLIPESRDPRPGRFDLLSVPLSMAAVLPLVWGLKEMPAEGVELPYVASVAVGLSFAALFVHRQRTAASPMISPDLFRGRGRAFGAAISLNLISSLTMMGSAYFTTQYLQSVLGKSAMEAALWALLPSVLIGFAAPVATVLVQRGMDRAHVVATGFAVSACGYGLLALTGTSSLRLVLAGAGVLACGAVIVGSQLTDLALGTAPPEKAGTASSLLETGQEFGGAMGMALLGSIGNTVYRSHMPETSPAEARETLTGAVATASHLPTRTGDALLASAREAFTTGMHVAAVTGAVLLLTAAGVAAVALKGVHTRQNAEQAEHSSLSGV, from the coding sequence ATGCAGATGAACCCGCGTGCCACCCGCAGGGAATGGGCCGCCCTCGCCGTCCTGATGCTCCCGCTCCTCCTGGTCTCCATGGACGTGTCCGTCCTCTACTTCGCGATCCCGGAGATCAGCGCCGACCTCGCGCCCAGCGGCACCCAACAGCTGTGGATCTTCGACATGTACGCCTTCGTCCTGGCCGGACTCCTGATGACGATGGGCGCGGTCGGCGACCGCATCGGCCGCCGCAGGCTCCTCCTGTTCGGCGCCGCGGCCTTCGGCGCCGCCTCCCTCGCCGCCGCGTACGCGAACAGCGCCGAGACCCTCATCGCGGCCCGCGCGGTCCTCGGCATCGGCGGCGCCACCCTCATGCCGTCCACGCTGGCGATCGTGCGCGACCTGTTCCGGGACGAAGGACAGCGCGCCAAGGCGATCGGCATATGGCAGGGCGTCCTGGTGGCCGGCGTGGCGCTCGGCTCGGTGCTGAGCGGCGTCCTCGTCGAGTACTTCTGGTGGGGCTCGGTCTTCCTGGTCAACCTGCCCGCGATGGCACTGCTCCTGGTCCTCGCGCCCCATCTGATCCCGGAGTCCAGGGACCCGCGCCCCGGCCGCTTCGACCTGCTGAGCGTGCCGCTGTCGATGGCCGCCGTGCTGCCGCTCGTCTGGGGCCTCAAGGAGATGCCCGCCGAAGGCGTCGAACTCCCCTACGTCGCGTCCGTCGCCGTCGGCCTCTCCTTCGCCGCCCTCTTCGTGCACCGCCAGCGCACCGCCGCCTCGCCGATGATCTCGCCGGACCTGTTCCGCGGCCGTGGCCGCGCCTTCGGTGCCGCCATCTCCCTCAACCTCATCTCCTCGCTGACGATGATGGGTTCGGCGTACTTCACCACGCAGTACCTGCAGTCCGTGCTCGGCAAGAGCGCGATGGAGGCGGCGCTGTGGGCGCTGCTCCCCTCGGTCCTCATCGGTTTCGCCGCCCCGGTCGCCACGGTGCTCGTGCAGCGCGGCATGGACCGCGCCCACGTCGTCGCCACCGGCTTCGCCGTCTCCGCCTGCGGCTACGGTCTGCTCGCCCTGACCGGCACGTCATCGCTCCGGCTCGTCCTCGCCGGGGCGGGCGTGCTGGCCTGCGGCGCGGTCATCGTCGGTTCGCAACTCACCGACCTGGCGCTCGGCACGGCTCCGCCGGAGAAGGCGGGCACGGCGTCCTCGCTCCTGGAGACCGGTCAGGAGTTCGGCGGCGCGATGGGCATGGCGCTGCTCGGCTCCATCGGCAACACGGTCTACCGGAGCCACATGCCGGAGACGTCCCCGGCCGAGGCCCGCGAAACCCTGACGGGCGCGGTGGCGACGGCCTCCCACCTCCCCACCCGAACGGGCGATGCCCTCCTGGCCTCGGCAAGGGAGGCCTTCACCACGGGCATGCACGTGGCGGCGGTGACGGGGGCGGTACTGCTGCTCACGGCGGCGGGGGTGGCGGCG
- a CDS encoding TetR/AcrR family transcriptional regulator, which produces MGHREDLLEGAKRCLLAKGFVRTTARDIVKESGTNLGSIGYHYGSKDALLAEAYIALVEPLGTDFEGARDGAAAEAGGLERFQRVWGNVIRSVPEMRPIWMMTLEVITQGERLAGIRELLIAAQKEGTAGMAALFTGIEESELPEDLVESEGRFYTTLLNGLMVQWLFDPDSATTAEQLTEGLRRVMERVAETD; this is translated from the coding sequence ATGGGACACCGTGAAGATCTGCTCGAAGGCGCGAAACGCTGTCTGCTGGCGAAGGGGTTCGTGCGTACGACGGCCCGCGACATCGTGAAGGAGTCGGGCACGAACCTCGGGTCCATCGGCTACCACTACGGGTCCAAGGACGCGCTGCTCGCGGAGGCGTACATCGCGCTGGTCGAGCCGTTGGGGACCGACTTCGAGGGGGCGCGGGACGGGGCTGCCGCCGAGGCGGGCGGCTTGGAGCGCTTCCAGCGGGTGTGGGGCAACGTCATCCGGTCGGTTCCCGAGATGCGTCCGATCTGGATGATGACGCTGGAAGTGATCACGCAGGGCGAACGCCTCGCGGGCATCCGGGAGTTGCTGATCGCGGCGCAGAAGGAGGGGACGGCGGGGATGGCGGCGCTGTTCACCGGCATCGAGGAGAGCGAGCTCCCCGAGGACCTGGTGGAGAGCGAGGGCCGTTTCTACACCACGCTCCTCAACGGCCTGATGGTGCAGTGGCTCTTCGACCCGGACTCGGCGACGACCGCCGAGCAACTCACCGAGGGGCTGCGGCGCGTGATGGAGCGGGTCGCGGAGACCGACTGA
- a CDS encoding PucR family transcriptional regulator: MKGDYQELVDEISTLLGAPATLENRDFELIAFGAHDGGGDSGFDATVLDPVRTRSILTRRSTAEVRSWFESFGITRATAPVRIPPTPEAGVHRGRICLPVRHRGFALGYVWLLDGDPGPSDQQLTAAMEVAHRIGALLADEAQAGADLTREFRAVLTAERGWQRDMAVAALRTALGSRGEGLHAVVCVAPWRSADPDDAPAARTVPGAAAVCTVPWGTTAQSLAALVRLRSADAPAPAHTAASRLLDAAPGAAAGVAGARHGLEDLGAAWWEASGAARAALAERRFGPVAQWSDVGPYRLLTALPPEAAHDPVGTELLGPAHRELARTAEVFLDCAGQAGRAAAELGIHRQTLYYRLSRVEQLTGLDLDEGEDRLLLHMVLKSSRL, encoded by the coding sequence ATGAAGGGCGATTACCAAGAACTGGTCGACGAGATCTCGACACTGCTCGGCGCTCCCGCGACCCTGGAGAACCGGGATTTCGAGCTGATCGCCTTCGGCGCGCACGACGGCGGGGGCGACAGCGGCTTCGACGCGACCGTCCTCGACCCGGTCAGGACCCGGTCGATCCTGACCCGGCGCTCCACGGCCGAGGTCCGCTCCTGGTTCGAGAGCTTCGGCATCACCCGCGCCACGGCCCCGGTCCGCATCCCGCCCACCCCGGAGGCGGGCGTCCACCGCGGCCGCATCTGCCTTCCCGTACGCCATCGGGGGTTCGCCCTCGGATACGTGTGGCTGCTCGACGGCGACCCGGGCCCCAGCGACCAGCAGCTGACCGCCGCGATGGAGGTGGCGCACCGGATCGGCGCACTGCTCGCCGACGAGGCGCAGGCCGGGGCCGACCTGACCCGGGAGTTCCGTGCGGTCCTGACGGCCGAGCGCGGCTGGCAGCGCGACATGGCGGTGGCCGCGCTGCGCACGGCGCTCGGCTCGCGCGGCGAGGGCCTGCACGCCGTGGTGTGCGTGGCACCCTGGCGTTCGGCGGACCCGGACGACGCCCCGGCGGCGCGCACGGTGCCGGGCGCGGCGGCCGTGTGCACGGTGCCGTGGGGCACGACCGCGCAGTCCCTCGCGGCGCTGGTGCGGCTGCGCTCGGCCGACGCGCCGGCGCCCGCGCACACGGCGGCGTCGCGGCTGCTCGACGCGGCGCCGGGCGCGGCGGCCGGCGTCGCGGGGGCCCGGCACGGCCTGGAGGACCTGGGCGCGGCGTGGTGGGAGGCGTCGGGGGCGGCGCGCGCGGCGCTGGCGGAGCGGCGCTTCGGCCCGGTGGCGCAGTGGTCGGACGTGGGCCCCTACCGCCTGTTGACCGCCCTGCCCCCGGAGGCGGCGCACGACCCCGTGGGCACGGAGCTGCTCGGCCCCGCCCACCGCGAACTCGCCCGCACCGCCGAGGTGTTCCTCGACTGCGCGGGCCAGGCGGGCCGCGCGGCCGCCGAGTTGGGCATCCACCGCCAGACCCTCTACTACCGCCTGTCCCGCGTGGAACAGCTCACGGGACTCGACCTGGACGAGGGCGAGGACCGGCTGCTGCTGCACATGGTCCTGAAGTCGTCACGACTGTAA